From a single Okeanomitos corallinicola TIOX110 genomic region:
- a CDS encoding LL-diaminopimelate aminotransferase produces MATVNDNYLKLKAGYLFPEIARRVNAFVEANPDAKIIKLGIGDVTEPLPEACRTAMIKAVEDMGDRSSFKGYGPEQGYAWLREKIATQDFQARGAKIEADEIFISDGSKCDTGNILEIFGKNNKIAVTDPVYPVYVDTNVMAGNTGDANEKGEYGGLVYLPVTAENNFTAEIPKEKVDLIYLCFPNNPTGATATEEHLQEWVNYAKANGSIIFFDAAYEAFITDPSLPRSIYEIEGARDCAIEFRSFSKNAGFTGTRCALTVVPKNLTAKAADGTDVELWKLWNRRQSTKFNGVSYIVQKGAEAVYSEEGKAQTKALVSFYLENAKIIREQLSNAGLQVYGGVNAPYVWVKTPHGLSSWEFFDKLLQTVNVVGTPGSGFGAAGEGYFRISAFNSRENVEEAMKRITEKFKV; encoded by the coding sequence ATGGCTACTGTTAACGACAACTATCTCAAACTCAAAGCTGGTTATTTATTCCCCGAAATTGCCAGAAGGGTAAACGCTTTTGTAGAAGCTAACCCCGATGCGAAAATCATTAAATTGGGTATTGGTGATGTTACCGAACCCTTGCCAGAAGCTTGCCGGACTGCGATGATTAAGGCAGTAGAAGATATGGGCGATCGCTCATCTTTTAAAGGATATGGCCCAGAACAAGGTTATGCTTGGTTAAGGGAAAAAATCGCCACTCAAGATTTCCAAGCCAGAGGCGCAAAAATAGAAGCCGATGAAATCTTTATTTCCGATGGTTCTAAGTGCGATACAGGCAACATTTTAGAGATTTTTGGTAAAAATAACAAAATTGCGGTTACTGACCCTGTATACCCGGTTTACGTTGATACTAACGTTATGGCGGGTAACACCGGAGATGCTAACGAAAAAGGCGAATATGGTGGTTTAGTTTATCTCCCTGTCACTGCTGAAAACAACTTTACCGCAGAAATACCTAAAGAAAAAGTAGATTTAATTTATCTCTGCTTCCCCAACAACCCCACCGGTGCAACCGCAACCGAAGAACATTTACAAGAGTGGGTAAACTACGCAAAAGCTAACGGTTCAATTATTTTCTTTGATGCTGCTTACGAAGCATTTATTACAGATCCCAGCTTACCTCGTTCTATCTATGAAATTGAAGGTGCTAGAGACTGTGCGATCGAGTTTCGTTCCTTCTCCAAAAATGCGGGTTTCACCGGTACACGTTGCGCGTTAACCGTCGTTCCCAAAAACCTGACCGCAAAAGCCGCAGATGGTACTGATGTAGAATTGTGGAAATTATGGAATCGTCGTCAGTCTACCAAATTTAACGGTGTTTCCTACATTGTCCAAAAAGGTGCGGAAGCGGTTTATTCCGAAGAAGGAAAAGCACAAACCAAAGCTTTAGTCAGTTTCTACTTAGAAAACGCCAAAATTATCCGTGAACAACTCAGCAATGCCGGTTTACAGGTTTATGGTGGAGTTAATGCACCTTACGTATGGGTGAAAACACCTCATGGTTTAAGCAGTTGGGAATTTTTCGATAAGTTGCTGCAAACTGTGAATGTTGTGGGAACACCTGGTTCTGGTTTTGGTGCTGCGGGTGAGGGTTATTTCCGTATTTCTGCATTTAACAGTCGGGAAAATGTGGAAGAAGCAATGAAACGGATCACTGAGAAATTTAAGGTTTAG
- a CDS encoding class I SAM-dependent methyltransferase gives MLLRADHRIKLDDTDDKLFYDYPRFVTHVDEGFIQQLTDLYLQRLKPNTRIFDMMSSWVSHLPEMEFDHVEGHGLNAEELARNPRLNHYFVQNINTKPQLPLADQSFDAVINCVSVQYIQYPEAVFSEIHRILKPGGVAIISFSNRMFYQKAIQIWRDASESSRVELVKGYFASMNGFTTPEVVVNRPTAPNFLQWLGLPGGDPFYAVIAHRLE, from the coding sequence ATGCTATTACGTGCAGATCACAGAATCAAGTTAGATGACACAGATGATAAATTATTTTATGACTATCCCCGCTTTGTCACTCATGTTGATGAAGGTTTTATTCAACAGTTAACAGATTTATATCTTCAGCGACTAAAACCCAATACCCGCATTTTTGATATGATGAGTAGTTGGGTGTCTCATCTACCAGAGATGGAATTTGATCATGTAGAGGGACATGGGTTAAATGCAGAAGAATTAGCACGAAACCCGCGATTAAACCATTATTTTGTCCAAAATATCAATACAAAACCGCAACTACCCTTAGCGGATCAAAGTTTTGATGCAGTTATCAACTGTGTTTCCGTTCAATACATCCAATATCCAGAAGCTGTATTTTCGGAAATTCACCGCATTCTTAAACCAGGTGGTGTAGCTATAATCAGCTTTTCCAACCGGATGTTTTATCAAAAAGCTATTCAAATTTGGCGGGATGCCTCAGAATCGTCTAGAGTCGAGTTAGTCAAGGGTTACTTTGCTTCCATGAATGGTTTTACAACTCCTGAAGTTGTTGTTAATCGTCCAACAGCACCAAATTTTTTACAGTGGTTGGGTTTACCAGGGGGAGATCCTTTTTATGCGGTGATAGCTCATCGTCTTGAATGA
- a CDS encoding glycosyltransferase family 39 protein, with translation MLYKSPLFLNIQRQIIKFPQVSLLVWLIPLLLFNSGENSLMAHDESLYAARARLMFDSGNWVAPWENAHHKTPGFYWLIAIFYRFFGVSEITARIPGMIAGILMTLVVYELGKILLGKRLAYLSVAILSVEFLWLQYSRLVAPDIPTFLLVFTAILCLLKSEKKSQYRLAYGFFIGAMFGFGFLMRSFMIFLPMVALLPYLIGEHRRHHHLTNPMLYVGFLVGLIPTFVWLWFSWLSYGGNSVEQLLQFVVNLGSREQHGNNILFYFWNIPLKSFPWSFFSILGLFLIIRKPISRYQLLLVGFPITLFVEISLFSTRFSHYALGIYPFIAMFASVGLDWLGKIYQSRKSVNFPAHLPRNISYGFGILGLIFFLAGLIALFLDIQNIQKYVILGMTAGLSCLIIPVVWISRDHFHQQYLTASYWIGAWLISAWISIATAGNLGLLSDFNPGFMTFFRQESIASIIQNHPINFVRWASKYAELIYFYTPISGQNVNEISELPALSYAWIYTPNAGELNQKYHVIGSIKDYQLIQILPPINKS, from the coding sequence ATGCTTTATAAATCACCTTTATTTCTCAATATTCAACGGCAGATTATTAAATTTCCTCAAGTTAGTTTGTTAGTTTGGCTAATTCCTTTATTGCTATTTAATTCTGGAGAAAATAGCTTAATGGCCCATGATGAATCTCTTTATGCAGCTAGAGCGAGGTTGATGTTTGATTCTGGAAATTGGGTAGCACCTTGGGAAAATGCCCATCATAAAACCCCCGGTTTTTATTGGCTAATTGCTATTTTTTATCGGTTTTTTGGCGTTAGTGAGATCACTGCTAGAATACCGGGGATGATAGCAGGAATTTTGATGACATTGGTTGTCTATGAATTAGGCAAAATTTTATTAGGTAAAAGATTAGCTTACCTTTCAGTTGCTATTTTAAGCGTAGAATTTCTCTGGTTACAATATAGTCGTTTAGTTGCTCCCGATATACCTACATTTTTATTAGTATTTACGGCGATTTTATGTTTATTAAAATCTGAAAAAAAATCTCAATATCGCCTTGCTTATGGTTTTTTTATTGGTGCAATGTTTGGTTTCGGTTTCTTGATGAGAAGCTTTATGATTTTTTTGCCAATGGTGGCTTTATTACCTTATTTAATCGGAGAACATCGTCGTCATCATCATCTCACAAACCCAATGTTATATGTAGGTTTTTTAGTTGGGTTGATTCCTACTTTTGTCTGGTTGTGGTTTAGTTGGCTAAGTTATGGTGGTAATAGTGTAGAACAGTTGTTACAATTTGTTGTCAATCTTGGTAGTCGTGAACAACATGGAAATAATATCCTGTTCTATTTTTGGAATATTCCCTTAAAATCTTTCCCTTGGTCTTTTTTCAGTATTTTAGGACTATTTCTTATTATTCGTAAACCTATTTCTCGCTATCAATTACTTTTGGTTGGTTTTCCTATAACTCTATTTGTAGAAATTAGTTTATTTTCAACTCGGTTTTCTCACTATGCTCTAGGAATTTATCCTTTTATTGCTATGTTTGCATCTGTGGGTTTAGACTGGTTAGGGAAAATTTATCAATCTAGAAAATCAGTCAATTTTCCAGCACATTTACCCAGAAATATTAGTTATGGCTTTGGTATTTTAGGCTTAATATTTTTCCTGGCTGGGTTAATCGCTTTATTCTTAGATATTCAAAATATTCAAAAGTATGTTATTTTAGGTATGACTGCTGGTTTAAGCTGTTTAATTATCCCTGTAGTTTGGATTAGTCGTGATCATTTTCATCAACAATATTTGACTGCTTCCTACTGGATAGGTGCTTGGTTAATTTCTGCGTGGATATCTATAGCTACGGCTGGAAATTTGGGATTATTGAGTGATTTTAATCCTGGATTTATGACATTTTTTAGACAAGAATCAATTGCAAGCATTATCCAAAATCATCCTATTAATTTTGTCAGATGGGCTAGTAAATACGCTGAATTAATTTATTTTTATACTCCTATTTCTGGTCAAAATGTCAATGAAATTTCTGAATTACCAGCATTGAGTTATGCTTGGATTTATACGCCTAATGCTGGTGAATTAAATCAAAAATATCATGTGATTGGTAGTATTAAAGACTATCAATTAATTCAGATTTTACCACCCATAAATAAAAGCTAG